In Streptomyces sp. NBC_00306, a single genomic region encodes these proteins:
- a CDS encoding ATP-binding protein → MHPPVTPQQLGTVRVFTQRFSSTALGARLARHLALHQLHAWDVPHGSEASDNAALIVAELAANAVTHGRVPGRDFELRLTRTPATLRIEVSDTRGECRPPGPGDVHPPAALDGAGRGLMLVDALADRWSVLDRVPVGKTVRAELDLGNAKP, encoded by the coding sequence ATGCACCCACCCGTCACACCCCAACAGCTCGGTACCGTACGTGTGTTCACGCAGCGATTCAGCTCCACGGCTCTCGGTGCCCGGCTCGCCCGTCACCTGGCTCTCCATCAACTCCACGCCTGGGACGTGCCGCACGGCTCCGAGGCGTCCGACAACGCCGCACTGATCGTCGCCGAGCTGGCGGCGAACGCCGTGACGCACGGCCGTGTCCCCGGCCGGGACTTCGAGCTGCGGCTCACCCGTACACCCGCAACCCTGCGTATCGAGGTCTCCGACACCCGCGGGGAATGCCGTCCGCCCGGCCCCGGAGATGTCCACCCGCCCGCCGCACTCGACGGAGCCGGCCGGGGGCTGATGCTGGTGGACGCGTTGGCGGACCGGTGGTCGGTGCTGGACCGCGTCCCGGTGGGAAAGACCGTGCGCGCGGAGCTCGATCTCGGGAACGCGAAGCCCTGA